The Schizosaccharomyces pombe strain 972h- genome assembly, chromosome: I genome contains a region encoding:
- a CDS encoding L-asparaginase has translation MWGFIVTCGIFLVLLCQLRLLSKRKSKSTPYNALLPNVTVFAMGGTIAGCANSSLEIVNYIPGSVGIEKLIEAVPAIKAIANINGVQVTNMGSENLTPADVLKLAKLILAEVAKPNVHGIVITHGTDSLEETAMFLDLTISTAKPIVVVGAMRPSTAIGADGPMNLLNAVAVASSNQSMGRGTLVLLNDRIGSAFYTTKTNGNTLDTFKSYEAGSLGIVLNQKPFYFFSPAVPTGKVFFDIYNIKQLPRVDILYGYQGLNPKLAESAVHLGAKGLVLAAMGATSWTDDGNEVISSLIREHNIPVVYSHRTAEGYSSNSCLGIPSYFLNPQKARYMLMLAISSGYSIRDIEDLFSIK, from the coding sequence ATGTGGGGATTCATAGTAACTTGTGGGATTTTTCTAGTGTTACTATGCCAATTGCGTTTACTGAGTAAACGCAAATCAAAATCCACTCCTTATAATGCCTTGCTTCCCAATGTTACAGTTTTTGCAATGGGTGGTACAATCGCTGGATGCGCAAATTCAAGTCTTGAGATTGTCAATTACATTCCCGGTTCGGTaggaattgaaaaattgattGAGGCGGTTCCAGCGATCAAGGCAATTGCAAACATTAATGGAGTACAGGTAACTAATATGGGAAGCGAAAATTTAACACCTGCTGATGTCCTAAAACTAGCTAAATTGATTTTAGCCGAAGTTGCAAAACCGAATGTTCATGGTATCGTCATTACACACGGTACCGACTCCCTGGAAGAAACAGCAATGTTTCTTGATCTGACCATCAGTACTGCAAAACCAATTGTTGTAGTTGGAGCAATGAGACCATCTACGGCTATAGGCGCAGACGGCCCTATGAATTTGTTAAACGCTGTTGCTGTGGCATCTTCCAATCAATCTATGGGAAGGGGCACtttagttttattaaatgacCGGATTGGATCTGCATTTTACACTACGAAAACGAATGGAAATACGCTTGACACATTTAAATCTTATGAAGCTGGATCTCTTGGGATAGTTCTTAATCAAAAAccattttacttttttagtCCAGCTGTTCCAACCGGTAAAGTGTTCTTTGACATTTATAACATTAAACAACTACCACGAGTAGACATCTTATATGGATATCAAGGATTGAATCCCAAACTTGCTGAATCAGCAGTCCATCTGGGGGCCAAAGGCTTGGTTTTGGCTGCTATGGGAGCAACTTCATGGACTGATGATGGTAATGAAGTTATCAGCTCGTTAATACGGGAACACAATATTCCAGTAGTGTACAGTCATCGAACTGCGGAAGGATATTCAAGCAACTCTTGTCTTGGCATCCCCTCTTACTTCCTAAATCCACAAAAAGCTCGGTACATGCTTATGCTTGCTATTAGTTCAGGCTATTCTATTCGAGATATTGAAGATCTGTTCAGCATTAAATAA
- a CDS encoding aldo-keto reductase family protein, with amino-acid sequence MSSLSPELYGCLGNSGLKVSKLILGCMSYGKKEYWEDWVLEDEEEVFKIMKAAYDAGIRTFDTANCYSAGVSEELVGKFIRKYEIPRSSIVILSKCFFPVRKDLIKIFGDLSSRGVHFLDSPELANQCGLSRKHIFDAVEDSVKRLGTYIDVLQIHRYDPHVSAEEVMRALNDVVESGKVRYIGASTMRCYQFIELQNTAEKHGWHKFISMQNYHNLLYREEEREMIPYCQKTGVGLIPWSPLARGLLTRSIDANEETIRSKTDLYTRALEFGAGYKAILSRVEELAKKYNVSMATLATAWSLHKGDYPIVGISKVERLKDALAAVELKLSEEDIKYLEEPYCPVPIQGEI; translated from the coding sequence atgtCTTCATTATCACCAGAATTATATGGCTGTCTAGGAAATTCTGGACTCAAAGTCTCTAAACTTATCTTGGGATGCATGAGCTACggtaaaaaagaatattggGAAGATTGGGTGCTTGAAGACGAAGAGGaggttttcaaaataatgaagGCTGCCTATGATGCTGGGATTCGTACATTTGACACAGCAAACTGTTATTCTGCTGGAGTATCAGAAGAATTAGTTGGAAAGTTTATTCGAAAATATGAGATTCCTCGTAGCAGCATAGTTATTCTTTCAAAGTGTTTTTTTCCAGTCAGAAAagatttgataaaaatttttggggATCTGTCAAGTCGTGGTGTTCATTTTCTTGATTCCCCAGAACTTGCAAACCAGTGTGGCCTTTCTCGAAAGCATATTTTTGATGCAGTAGAGGATTCCGTCAAGAGATTGGGAACATATATCGATGTCCTGCAAATTCATCGTTATGACCCTCATGTTTCAGCTGAAGAAGTAATGCGTGCATTGAACGATGTCGTTGAGTCTGGAAAGGTTAGATACATTGGAGCTAGCACAATGAGATGCTACCAGTTTATCGAATTACAAAACACAGCCGAGAAACATGGTTGGCACAAGTTCATATCGATGCAGAACTATCATAACTTACTATATCGTGAAGAAGAGAGAGAAATGATCCCTTATTGTCAAAAGACAGGGGTCGGATTGATTCCTTGGTCTCCTTTAGCTAGGGGTCTTTTGACAAGATCCATTGACGCAAATGAAGAAACTATTAGATCCAAGACAGACTTGTATACGAGGGCTTTGGAATTTGGGGCGGGTTACAAAGCAATATTGAGTCGTGTGGAAGAGTTGGCAAAGAAGTATAACGTCTCCATGGCTACCTTAGCTACAGCTTGGTCGCTACATAAAGGTGATTACCCAATTGTTGGTATTTCTAAAGTGGAGAGACTCAAAGACGCTTTAGCTGCTGTTGAGCTTAAACTAAGTGAGGAGGATATAAAATATCTTGAGGAGCCATACTGTCCAGTTCCTATCCAAGGAGAAATTTAA
- a CDS encoding dienelactone hydrolase family, implicated in cellular detoxification, which produces MPCCPTKSGAAPTNRNYELQGEMLKDIGGMQTYFTGKRSSKVVLIGFMDVFGLSKQIKEGADQLANHELAIYLPDFLNGETASIEMIDPKTIEQKEARSKFMEKISSPLHWPKLTKVIEDIERIHGQDVKIGAYGFCWGAKVLITYPNKERFLRIGCAHPSLLDPVDAKHVHCPVCFLCSKDEDPEEVDAWKKSFENSPYFSESYFETFGKMHHGWMAARANLSDPENRKYFDLGYQIFLKFFKELF; this is translated from the coding sequence atgccTTGCTGCCCAACTAAAAGCGGTGCGGCCCCTACGAACCGTAATTACGAACTCCAAGGCGAGATGCTGAAAGACATTGGAGGGATGCAGACTTACTTCACTGGTAAGCGCTCAAGTAAAGTTGTTTTAATTGGATTTATGGATGTTTTCGGAttaagtaaacaaataaaggAAGGAGCTGATCAGTTGGCAAATCACGAGCTTGCTATTTATCTTCCTGATTTTCTGAATGGTGAAACAGCCTCTATAGAAATGATAGATCCAAAAACGATTGAGCAAAAAGAAGCACGTAGTAAATTTATGGAGAAAATTTCTTCTCCACTACATTGGCCTAAATTAACAAAGGTCATAGAGGACATTGAAAGGATACATGGTCAAGATGTCAAAATAGGTGCTTATGGTTTTTGCTGGGGTGCCAAAGTATTGATTACATATCctaataaagaaagattCTTGCGTATTGGATGTGCGCATCCATCTCTTCTTGATCCTGTAGACGCTAAACATGTTCATTGTCCAGTTTGCTTTCTATGTTCAAAGGACGAAGATCCTGAGGAAGTTGATGCTTGGAAGAAAAGTTTCGAAAACTCTCCATATTTTTCTGAATCGTATTTTGAGacttttggaaaaatgcATCACGGATGGATGGCAGCTCGAGCCAACCTATCGGATCCTGAAAAtcgaaaatattttgatttagGTTAccaaatctttttaaaattctttaaagaacttttttaa
- the dak2 gene encoding dihydroxyacetone kinase Dak2 translates to MSVKQFVSDGHIVRPYLLGLARSNPGLTVIEHDRVIYRTASAPGSGDLPKVTLVSGGGSGHEPTHAGFVGDGALDAVACGDIFASPSTKQIYSALKAVASPKGTLIIVKNYTGDIIHFGLAAERAKAAGMNVELVAVGDDVSVGKKRGALVGRRGLGATVLVHKIAGSAAALGLDLHQVAQVAQSVIDNAATIAASLDHCAVPGRKFETNLGPDEYEIGMGIHNEPGTFKSSPLPSIPELVTEMLSILFGEKNPDNSFVEFSSKDDVILLVNNMGGMSNLELGYATEVVSEQLAKRGIIPKRTMSGTFVTALNGPGFGITLVNASKATPDIFKYFDLPTTASGWNVSYHNAKDWEVLADGKVPTAPALEHTRNEKHSGVKADPKMFTKILKAAVDAINEFEPKTTWYDTIAGDGDCGTTLVNGGEAITKAINDKSIRLDDGVNGIDDLAYIVEDSMGGTSGGLYSIYLSALAKGVHESGDSELSVHTFAFASKYALDALFKYTRARKGFRTLIDAIQPFVETLNEGKGLDAAAKAATEGSEQTRKMDAVVGRASYVAKEELHKLDSEGGLPDPGAFALAAILNAIVEASEH, encoded by the coding sequence atgtCTGTAAAACAATTTGTATCTGACGGACATATAGTACGCCCATACTTGCTTGGACTTGCTAGAAGTAACCCTGGTCTTACTGTTATTGAACATGATCGTGTGATTTACAGGACAGCTTCTGCCCCGGGTTCTGGTGATCTTCCTAAAGTAACTTTAGTGTCTGGTGGTGGTAGTGGGCACGAGCCTACACATGCAGGTTTTGTTGGTGATGGAGCCTTGGACGCTGTAGCTTGTGGAGACATTTTTGCTTCTCCCTCTACTAAACAAATTTACTCTGCCCTCAAAGCTGTTGCTTCTCCTAAGGGAACTTTAATTATTGTCAAGAATTATACAGGCGatattattcattttgGCCTGGCAGCTGAGAGAGCCAAGGCAGCTGGAATGAACGTTGAGCTTGTTGCCGTAGGAGATGATGTTTCTGTAGGCAAAAAAAGAGGTGCACTCGTAGGAAGAAGAGGTTTAGGAGCCACTGTGCTAGTACACAAAATTGCGGGATCTGCAGCAGCATTAGGATTGGATCTGCATCAAGTTGCTCAAGTGGCCCAATCAGTGATTGACAATGCTGCTACCATAGCAGCTTCATTGGATCACTGCGCCGTTCCCGGTCGCAAATTTGAAACCAACTTGGGTCCAGACGAGTATGAGATTGGCATGGGTATTCATAACGAGCCTGGAACCTTCAAATCATCACCACTTCCATCTATTCCCGAGCTAGTTACAGAGATGCtttcaattttgtttggtGAGAAAAACCCGGACAATAGTTTCGTAGagttttcttcaaaagacGATGTTATCCTTCTAGTAAACAATATGGGTGGTATGTCCAATTTAGAGTTGGGATATGCTACTGAAGTAGTTTCGGAACAATTAGCCAAACGAGGTATCATTCCTAAAAGAACCATGTCTGGTACGTTTGTAACCGCTCTGAACGGTCCTGGTTTTGGAATTACATTGGTCAATGCTTCTAAGGCTACTCCagatattttcaaatattttgactTGCCAACAACCGCTAGTGGATGGAACGTTTCTTATCATAACGCAAAGGACTGGGAGGTTTTGGCTGACGGCAAGGTGCCAACAGCTCCCGCTTTGGAGCATACCCGTAATGAGAAGCACAGCGGTGTAAAGGCTGACCCAAAGATGtttactaaaattttaaaagctgCCGTTGACGCTATCAATGAATTTGAGCCAAAGACAACTTGGTACGATACGATTGCAGGAGATGGTGATTGTGGAACAACCCTTGTGAATGGTGGAGAGGCCATCACAAAGGCTATTAATGATAAATCGATTCGATTGGATGATGGTGTAAATGGTATTGACGATTTGGCCTATATTGTTGAGGATTCGATGGGAGGTACATCGGGTGGTCTTTACTCGATTTATTTGTCTGCGCTAGCCAAAGGAGTTCATGAGTCAGGCGATTCCGAATTATCCGTGCATACATTTGCGTTTGCAAGCAAGTATGCACTTGACGCTCTTTTCAAATACACTAGAGCCCGTAAAGGATTCCGAACGCTTATTGATGCTATTCAACCATTTGTTGAAACTTTAAATGAGGGTAAGGGACTTGATGCTGCTGCGAAAGCTGCCACTGAAGGTTCTGAACAAACTAGAAAAATGGATGCTGTCGTTGGAAGAGCATCTTATGTTGCTAAAGAAGAACTTCATAAGCTTGATAGTGAGGGAGGATTGCCGGATCCTGGTGCCTTTGCATTGGCCGCTATTTTGAACGCAATTGTTGAGGCAAGCGAACATTAA
- a CDS encoding MIP superfamily protein: MSVPLRFSTPSSSPSASDNESVHDDGPTTELDTFNTTDVPRRVNTTKARQMRPKNTLKVAFSSPNLKGLDNTADSDSQPWLGGYLAGRLEDISGQSRRNYVDPYYEELNAGRRPNKPVWSLNGPLPHVLGNSVVEKISQKNQEARSRANSRVNSRANSRANSSVSLAGMDGSPNWKRKMKSAVFGSRVKLNDEEAQLPRNKSSVSIAEQAASRPKVSFSLQSSRQPSIAEEQPQTQRKSSAITVEHAENAEPETPRNNVSFSRKPSIAEQDSSQDITMPPNEIIAEESLDSGSDTETLYLNYWCKIRHFFREGFAEFLGTLVLVVFGVGSNLQATVTNGAGGSFESLSFAWGFGCMLGVYIAGGISGGHVNPAVTISLAIFRKFPWYKVPIYIFFQIWGAFFGGALAYGYHWSSITEFEGGKDIRTPATGGCLYTNPKPYVTWRNAFFDEFIGTAVLVGCLFAILDDTNSPPTQGMTAFIVGLLIAAIGMALGYQTSFTLNPARDLGPRMFAWWIGYGPHSFHLYHWWWTWGAWGGTIGGGIAGGLIYDLVIFTGPESPLNYPDNGFIDKKVHQITAKFEKEEEVENLEKTDSPIENN, from the coding sequence ATGAGCGTCCCTTTACGCTTCTCGACACCATCATCATCTCCTTCAGCCTCAGATAATGAGAGCGTGCATGATGATGGTCCCACAACTGAATTAGACACTTTCAATACGACGGACGTGCCAAGAAGAGTCAATACCACTAAAGCTCGACAAATGCGTCCCAAAAATACCCTAAAAGTTGCGTTCTCTTCACCCAACCTCAAAGGCCTGGACAACACTGCCGACTCGGATTCTCAACCCTGGCTTGGTGGGTACCTTGCTGGAAGACTTGAAGATATATCCGGACAATCGCGTCGAAATTATGTTGATCCTTATTACGAAGAATTGAATGCTGGGAGGAGACCCAACAAACCGGTGTGGAGTTTGAATGGACCATTGCCACATGTTCTTGGTAACTCTGTGgtagaaaaaatatctcAAAAGAATCAGGAAGCTCGTTCTAGAGCAAATTCCAGGGTGAATTCCAGAGCAAATTCCAGAGCAAACTCCTCGGTCTCTTTGGCTGGTATGGATGGATCGCCCAATTGGAAACGGAAAATGAAGAGTGCTGTTTTTGGATCAAGAGTCAAGCttaatgatgaagaagctCAATTGCCGCGCAATAAATCTTCCGTTTCCATAGCGGAACAAGCCGCTTCAAGACCCAAAGTTAGTTTCTCGCTTCAAAGCAGCCGTCAACCATCCATTGCTGAGGAGCAACCCCAAACCCAGCGTAAGTCTTCCGCGATAACGGTAGAGCATGCGGAAAATGCTGAACCAGAGACCCCAAGAAATAATGTTAGTTTCTCTAGGAAACCGTCAATAGCTGAACAAGATTCATCTCAAGATATTACTATGCCTCctaatgaaattattgCTGAAGAAAGTTTAGACTCGGGAAGCGATACTGAAACCCTGTATCTCAACTATTGGTGCAAGATTAGACACTTTTTTCGTGAGGGTTTTGCTGAGTTCCTGGGCACTTTGGTTTTGGTTGTGTTTGGTGTAGGCAGTAATTTGCAAGCTACCGTCACTAATGGAGCAGGTGGAAGCTTCGAATCCCTTTCTTTTGCTTGGGGATTTGGTTGCATGCTTGGCGTTTATATAGCTGGTGGAATCAGTGGTGGTCATGTCAATCCCGCTGTGACTATCTCATTAGCCATATTTCGCAAATTTCCTTGGTATAAAGTGCCAATCtacatttttttccaaatctgGGGTGCATTCTTTGGAGGTGCACTTGCCTATGGTTACCATTGGAGTTCAATTACTGAATTTGAAGGAGGCAAAGATATTAGAACACCGGCAACAGGTGGTTGTTTGTACACCAATCCAAAACCATACGTCACTTGGAGAAACGCATTTTTCGATGAGTTTATTGGAACAGCCGTTTTGGTAGGATGTTTATTCGCCATTCTAGATGATACCAACTCTCCACCAACCCAGGGCATGACTGCTTTTATCGTTGGTTTGCTTATTGCAGCTATTGGTATGGCTCTTGGATATCAAACAAGTTTCACTCTGAATCCAGCTCGTGACTTGGGACCTCGTATGTTTGCATGGTGGATTGGCTATGGACCACATTCATTTCACCTGTATCATTGGTGGTGGACTTGGGGTGCTTGGGGCGGTACCATAGGAGGTGGTATTGCTGGAGGACTTATTTATGATTTAGTAATATTTACGGGCCCAGAGTCTCCACTTAATTATCCAGATAACGGGTTTATCGATAAAAAAGTGCATCAGATTACCGCAAAATTTGAGAAGGAAGAAGAGGTTGAAAACTTGGAAAAAACAGATTCTCCGATTGAGAATAATTGA